Part of the Mytilus edulis chromosome 9, xbMytEdul2.2, whole genome shotgun sequence genome, ACAAGACGGACATTCGACTATGGCACAGTGAGAACTTTACTACCGATAGGAAAAGACCAACGTGACCATATCACAGTGCAGTTTATTGATATAATTCCAATTCTAAGTAAAGCgtataacattttaattttccaAGAAAAGATAGTTCTCCttacatattttttcaaaacattttaaaacaacaatgtATGTTGGATAGATGTTGTTCTGACTGCCGTACGGTGAGCTATTGTTGCTAACTTCTATGGTCATTTGGTCAATAATGGAGTatccttttttttaatgtacaaaCAGTTAAGAAATGAAATTATGCCTGTAGATTATTGGTGCAATATTTTCGATAATTCAATACAAAGACCCATTTTCAAAAGTTTACTCGGTGTTTTGACAACGTATATACTGGACTTTTTCACTGTTCGTTCAAACATTTCCCTATCAAAGTATTCAATATCCACACCTCGATGTAAACCTAACGTCATTACACAAAAAAGGCGATTCTCATCTTTTCAAATCTGAAAATACAACGAGTATCCATGCAATGCTAATAAGGTTATTTTTACTGTTCGAGAACCTGATATTACCCTTGGTTTAAATTGATGTTTATACTATCAACTGTCATAGGTTAAGGGTGTGGTAACAGTTTGTATATGTGTATATGTTTTTTTGGGGGGTCCTGCAGTTGTCTCGTTTCTTTCTTCGTTTTTTAACTAATCGTGTTCCTAGATTGTTTGCCTTGTTTTAAAAATGGATGGTAAGAACTAATGACCCCTTCAGTGGAACATGATTCAATATTCGTTTTATGGTTGAATTCGTGTGGCGCATTTTTGACATCCGTTGGTTTTGTTTTGCCTATGTGGTTGTAAGTTTTTATGGTGCAGAGATTTAGTTTCATTCGATATATACGCAATCTTGAAAATGTAACTTGACAAATATCGATTCTGATTGAGTGCAAATATGATTTTACAAAGATTACAATGGCTATACAGCAGTAATATATGAAGAAGGAAGATGTCGAACATGATTATATAAATATTCGAGATGGTTGACTCCTATCATAAATTAATGCTTCATATTGACGTTATTTGTGAAACTGTGTCATACGTGTCGAAAATGCTTAATAATATGCATGATAAAACCACGACtattacaaaagagggacgaaagataccaaagggacagtcaaactcataaatctaaaacaaactgacaacgccatggctaaaaatgaaaaagacaaacaaacaacagcacacacgacacaacataaaaaactaaagaataaacaacacttaCAAACCCATTACTATTTAACTTGTAAACTTGTAAACTTACAAACCCATTACTATTTAACTTGTAAACTgtgatttttatttaaataaaactcacAGTAGTACAagttaccggatttgttatcacattaacaacacgacgagtgccatatgtggagcaggatctgcttacccttccggagcacctgatatcacttctagtttttggtggggttcgttttgtgtattctttagttttctatgttgtgtcatgtgtactattgtttttctgtttttctttttcatttttagccttggcgttgtcagtttattttagatttatgagtttgactgtccctttggtatctttcgtccctcttttgatgtGCAAAAGGAGTCCATAGATatataagataaataaataagaaaatattttatcataatacAGTACATGCATACAATTAACAtgcatgtaaaacaatgcaatacAGTCACAAAACATATACATAACGACTAATGTCAGTTATCTCCCTAATTCTTGTTGTCCGTGCTTTCACCCAGTGGTACTCCCGTAAACAGTATGCAAAGCTATACACGAGTACCAAACCGATTGGTTAATCATTGTAAGTTGTTTTACACAATAGCCTTTTACACCtacattgtaaataaaattacaatttacAGTATTCCATTCTTAGATATAATCCAACTTTTTGTTCAACTACTTAGTAGTTATAATGTCTGTTTGCTCTACATATTTTCCTTTCGTAGGGGCACCGCTGTGAGTTAtcgttatacatgtatttcatcaGAAATTTTCTTTTGCAAAAGCAAATGAATATTTTTCACAAACTTTCTTAAGAGTATCTGACATTACTTTTGGTCCACAGAAGAAAACCTTTTTCTTTCCTTTATTTTGTCCAGAAAACTTTCCAAAAAGCTGCAATAGAATGAACAGTTCAGTTAAACTCATTTATAACTTGAAAGAATACATGAATTTGTCTTGTATGttatgttttttatcatttttgtcgtGATAATAAGATTAATGTACATTCATAGTTTcaatgatttacaacaatttcGTTTAAAGTTAACTGTGTGTGCCTTTTGCTTTCAgtgtttcatttatattttgactTCTGGTACAGATTTATAACTTAACCAATTTGTATTGGGGTAGAGGCCTGCATAGggtcgtttttttttcttcaaataaaaagTATGTTTAACTTCAATCAAAAACATCTATCTCTACATAcacagaatatatttttaaacaatttattattataaatataaagcaattgttttgaaaacaattgttaggcagtctttcccctctgatgaatggataattgattttttttttattgattgatttggaaaaaggggggggggggtatttgtttatttgtttgtttgtttgctttggtatggggtctatattattatgttaccggagaagtgtcatgtttagtttggaaagtttttcttttattttagatacagcgcgcgcgcaagattgaggagacatcacgtgacgcgggtttatattaagaaaaacttagtcttttaatttcattttaggtcgggaccttgaacagacaacaagtctagagatggaatgtacacaatgtaatttcttttgtcattgtaggaaattgacattttgatcacagttcaccagcagtgcatgttttggatttaatcgatccggtgtaactttaaaacacatttaatgattattttttgataatgtccatttttcagcacctgtttgtaacacagattagtatttcaatctcggagcggacattttattgtaggtttttactgagattgacggacctagcaagcgatttttactgcattgccatttcttttttctaggaaaagtcttgagagatatctgcaaaaagtttttttatgaaccttcagtacatgtatgccctgctgactgcaaattttcaggtcgattggacttgtagtttcagagaatatgtggatttttttttcagaagaggcgtaagaacaataataaaataaaaattttcttgaataattgagagtttgttccttcaataaactgtcataaataaacagtcatacatattgattgattgattagttggttgattgattggttggttggttggtttgttggttggttgattaaacacgtttgatagggtcacttagaacaaggggaaaaagacctcaagagaccttgcatcccgtattaaacgcatgacacggaaacatacattaagtgattgattggttggtttgttggttggttggttggttaaacacgtaagttaaacatgtttgttgaacacgttggttaaacacgttgactggttaaacacgttggaaaggctcaatttaaacaagcgaaaaaaaacatcttggatcccgtatttaacaaatgaaacggaaacatgcattgattggttggttggttggttaaacacgttggttaaacatgttggttaaacacgttggttaaacacgttggctggttaaacacgtttgataggctcaatttaaacaagcgaaaaaaaaaccatcttggatcccgtatttaacatatgaaacggaaacatgcattgatttattggttggttggttggttggttgattaaacacgttggttaaacatgctggttaaacacgtagtttaaacacgtactttcaacacgtttgataggctcaattttaacaagcgaaaaaaaaccatcttggatcccgtatttaacacatgaaacgaaaacatgcattgattggttgattggttggttggttgattggttggttggttgattggttggttggttgattggttggttggttgataggttggttggttggttggttggttggttggttcaacatgttggttaaacacgttggttaaacacgttggctggttaaacacgttagataggctcaatttaaacaagcgaaaaaaaaacatcttggatcccgtatttaacacatgaaacggaaacatgcattgattggttgattggttggttggttaaacacgttggttaaacatgttggttaaacacgttggctggttaaacacgtttgataggctcaatttaaacaagcgaaaaaaaaccatcttggatcccgtatttacatatgaaacggaaacatgcattgattgattgattggttggttggttggttggttggttggttggttggttaaacacgttggttaaacacgttggttaaacatgttggttaaacatgttggttaaacacgttggttaaacatgttggttaaacatgttggttaaacacgtttgataggctcaattaaaacaagcggaaaaaaagaaaccttgaatcccgtatcaaacacatgaaacggaaacattgattgattgattgattgattgattgattgattgattgattgattgattgattgattggttggttggttgaaattcaaacactcatataactgtttaaatagtgccaaaaccacataatttgatgaccttgacctttgaccttgtgaccttcgtcaaggtcattgcaaaagaccctatgggtcaaggaccttttgtttaagagttttgcctaaaaatggctttttaaaaaccatcgatgggagttatgtcccttatatgatggtaaaatcaatatagtcataatgtaaaaaagttgccccttaaagtaccaagcatttttcactgcttaatttttttgtatctataaccgttcaagaattatatggaaatgaaaaacttataaaaatctaaaatatgaccttgacctttgaccttgacctaattttctaagttaggacccaggggactcaaataaaaacattccagggttatacggttaacggtttaggagtttagaaaacataccgacaaatttattccgtaaaggtagataactcctttaaaatttcatcaaatcgcttcgatccaaatacgccaaaaattactgaagatgtaacgaacagtttgtaaaaagaattttgtcgctttcttattttgttacgaaggagatgcacacagaggataaacagtgaaaagggagataactcttacatagaaaatggttcgccttagcagggtgaaatttaaaagcgcataaactatacgataccatatgagaaatatctaagcgacatattgcgaaacaaacattttgcgcaagaacaaaatttggcggaagaaaaaaaaaataataataataataattaaaaaccaattgttcagagaacaattgaaagtctttccacaccaaagaaatttggataagaaggtagtttcttcatactgatgtgataaataatggtttaattatctttttcagtgatataagggagataatatgctacttccggtgaaatgaatgtcacatccggtctcatatgatagcttctttcacactgattccaaaaatatatagtttatatatacttttgaatgtagaatgggagataattggccacttccggtttgttggaagtcatttttagtctttagttatctgttcatgtatctttatgacaaaatatatggattctgagtacttttatgtgaaaaaattgcaaaaaaagctacttccggttttcccaaggtcacttccggtagccatttttcaaggtcatttgtcacttaaccttttgtatgaggtcaaatgtctttataatgaattTAATTGAAGTTATTAttaaataacctcatatcaagacatttcaggggcatcaactcctataagatgccatttaattgtataagactaaatgtagcatatcttcactacaataaagctgacattttgcacttgttcttttatatgtatctctcaaagtgtcagagaaaatgcaaaaacaagcaaaagtcacaattgagaacttgaccttgacctttgaccttgacctcattttctaagtaaggacctaggggactcaaataaaaacattccagggttatacggttaactgtttatgagttaaataaacataccgacaaatttattttgtaaaggtagataactcctataaaatttcatcgaatcgcttcgatccaaatacgccaaaaattactgaggatgtaacgaacaatttgtaaaaagaattttgtcgctatctttttttgttacggaggagatgcacacagaggataaacagtgaaatgggagataactcttacatagaaaatggttcgccttagcagggtgaaatttaaaagcgcataaactatacgataccatatgagaaatatctaagcgacatattgcgaaacaaacattttgcgcaagaacaaaatttggcggaaaaaaaaaaaaaaataataatcagaagaaaaacaataagtctttccacagaaaagtggaaagacttaataataatcagaacaaaaacaataagtctttccacagaaaagtggaaagacttaattaaaCATTTCCTAAATCATCTAGCTATACTATCTGTGAGGATCCAGGATCGTTTGGCAGAGGATAGTCCGTAAAACAGTTAGGGCTATCGGCAGTATAAATcagtcaaacaaacaaaaatatttttattcagcCGTAAGGGGGTCTGAATAATCTTGATCTGTCTCATAATATACTTCAAGTACTTGCCTTGTCCCAGTCAGGTCGCCCTGCCtgagtttttgtttttaatccaGTGAAAAAATCTTTTCGCTCCTTTTTATGTACCAAATCCAACGCCAGTTGTAAACCAACCCCTTCCATATGCGTCTTTTTTACTGCAGAGGTCATATAAAGATGTAGGTCAACAAATTTGTCTTCTTCCCAGCCTGCTAAAGACTGTTCCACTTCTAAGTTGTTTAAAACACGTACAAACCATTCAAAACAACGTTGATCTCTATTTATCCAAATAAAATCTacctataaataaaggcaacaattataagtttaccgctgttcaatagcCATACATAGATTACGCGaacacaaatccgggtcacaaaccaaaaccgagggaaacgccatctacaagaggaaaacaatgCAACAACATAAACACTGAGCTGGAAACAAACGCCAATATACATACCATACATATAACAAATATGATAGTACATAACAacatgttaaccacagaataacaaagGAACCTATAAGGAAAAAATAACATCCATCAGACTTTACTTTTGGAATAGCTTGAAAAGCTTGAAAGACTTGAAATGTTATCTTGCAGTTTTATTAAACAATGTTAAACGccatttcaaacattttataaacCTTATCGAACTTAAAAAActatatcaaacaaagtttaaatttacAATGAATATCTAGATACTAAAGAAATTTGTAGGCAAGTGTTCCCCTCTATCATATTCTCTTAACTATCATATCATTTGGACACTTCAGTTGGCTGAATATCCCCGCTCAACATGAAATTGTGTTTGTGCTCCTTTGAAGGAGGAGTAggattttatgaaacatatatCATACATGCGCAATCTGAAGTTTACCTTTTTCATCTTTAACATATTTTCTTGATTATCGTCATACCAACAATGTGTACATTTGGGACACTTCCGTTTGTTTCGTTTAATCTGATGAATAATGCTTTGTAAAATGGAAGCCATTGGTGTGACGCCAATTCCTGCACCAATCAAAATGGCGTGTTCTGTAGTCAAGGCTTCACGTGATGCTGTTCCGAATGGTCCATCTAGGAAACACTAGTAATATAAATTGTATTGATAATAAGAACATTTAAGAAGAATAAAAAGATGAGTTTTGATTGGTGAAATTTTTTCGATTGTTTTTGAGAGTTGTGCTTTTTAAGCAACGGATTCCAATAACTCACAAATtcagataataattgttttttatttaaaaaagagtATTATTGGTGTTGAAGGATcacatatttattttctatagCATATGGTGTGCAAAGTTTTTGGTGAAAGTATTTTccgatacaatttttttttaattttgtttgcattcatttttacaaatgattcatatatatatattcattgttcATGAAATTAATAAAGTGTGTGGTTCTAAAAACACACTAATGGTGTTATAACGAGTGGATTAAAAGAGTCCTATAATTCAAACCAATTGGATTTCAGACAAAGACAAACTACATTCGTAAAGGATAACATGGTTGCATCGATATCTTATTGTGTTAAATTATTGCAATAGGATTCCAGTTGACATGGTACAAATGTACAAGTCCAGTAATTACGAATGAAATCCTTTAATTCTGgttttaaaaaagatattgtaCTGAAAAAAGCATTATGTAAAAGTGTTTTGTTTGAAGTAAATTCAATGTGGTTTGTGCATCTAACATACAATATGGAAGGGGGTTATCAATGTGAGAAAGCAATGATAAATATGTGACTGTCAAATAATGGGAATTAAAAGCCGTTCAATTGTATTTATATTACAATGTAATAGATGAACAGTAGTACAATATCCATATGTGTATTTAATCAGTTTATCTTATACTTCAGCAGAAAGAAAAgaatattgccctttataatcaagCGAACCTATTTAAAACAAGGATATCCATTGATAGTCATACGTTATATACTTACTCTTATTTTGAcggattttattttcattttaattctcTTTAGCCTTGCTATTTCTTCCTACAAAATACTTCCAGATTGAATAAATGcttcaaaaatgtaaatattacagATAATTGCTGCGGGTATGGGTTTACATATTGTtaaaggccttacggtgacctatagttgataaatTCTTTGTCATATGGTCtctgtagagagttgtctcattggcaatcatacttttTTTCacgtttaattgttttacattgtgtcTTGTCGATTTCTGTTACAGCTTGCTATGTAGTATACTAGGCTTTCGAAGTTGGAGATCGTACgatgacctacatgtatagtaACTAATACCTATGCGTTTTGTCGCTTGTGAATGTATGGTTGTCTCCCCGACAATAATTGTATCGCTCACCTGGTAGCTAAGTACACACCTCATAGATTGTATGCTGTTAGACACATATCATTCATTTTGCATGATTTATTTCAAACCTTGTCGATAACTGAAAGCATCCATCTAAGCttgtaaataatgaataaaataacttaaaaaaatctCTTCAAATCCTCCATTGGCGGGGGTTACCATGTTAATATTGTTTTAATCGGTATTTATAAACGCATATATAGAGCAATATGTTTACATGCATATCCAAATGTTCGATTTTTAACGTTGTCTTTCCGTGAAATCTACCTTCTATTGTAATAAAAGTCAacgctaaataaaaaaaatataaaaaatatcttcaGTCGACCGCTATCAAGACGAAGTGCTAGTCTatagtacacaattttaatcctaGGACACCTACACTGAGTTTATTGATAACCACACGGTCGATGGCATTGCTGATGGAGATTTCCGCGTGAAAAGTATATCAGCCGGCCGGTAGTCAGCACTTATGTATTCCTATACTCTTCGATTTTATTTGACCCTTTTGACTTTTTGTTTATCctagcgtcactgataagtctaaTTACTGTGACCCCGTGGTTTATATACGTACCCCGTCTAAACTCCCGATTGTTCCTCTTCTTCTTATGTTTGTCATTAGACCATTTAATCTATCTGAAACAGATGAAGGTTTGAAGGTCAAatgatgttatttttaaaatataatttatgggTAAGAACAAAATATAAGATATGATATGGAGCAGCTATTTAACTTCAAATGGGGGTGGGGTATGTTTTTTTCCTTCGTCagaacttatttatttataagaaaagaagatgtggtatgattgccaatgcaataactctccacaagagaccaaaatgacacagatattaacaactataggttaccgtacgaccTTAAACAATTAGCAtagcccacaccgcatagtcagttataaaatcaaattgcCGATACGAATAGCCCATGTGaactatacattttgtacatttatgaATATCATTTTGTGACGAAGCTGCCAAATTCTTGTAAAAAAACGATTCAACAAAACAGTCCTTTGTAACAGCACACATTTATAATTAACCCCAGTATCTCATCATAAACGATATATTTAAGAAatctctttttttcaaattttgatatagaCACATTTTTAATGCAGACCTATAATCGACTTTCGTCTATTAGGCTGCTGTTCTTTTCGTTTCATTTGCAATGTCGTCATCATAGGCGTCTCAGCCTCAACCTCACATTCCTCTCCTGGATCGTACCTAGATAGGTATTGGTACAGATCTTTTGTCCAATTTCCTGTTGTACGCACGTGTAACCATAGTCTGTCTGGAAATTTAAGAAAGGCACTCATTAATAAGCATGTTAGAATATTGTTATTTTCTGGTTTATTGTTTCTATAAAGTCAGATACTGCCTCAGTGTAGTCGGATACTGCCTCAGTGTAGTCGTGTGTCATATTCTAAATACTTTAATGTTGAATGTGACACGTCTTTAGTTTGCCTGAAAGTTTTTTGTCTATCAGCCCATAGATAAAATTGTGTCATGTGACCGTGTGACTTCATTAGCGTTTTATGATTGTTTTTCTGTTGCCATTGAttcagaattaaattataagatttGACTTTAATATTTGATCTCTTTATGTCAATAAGATACGTGACAATCAGAAAAAGGCCATGCATTTTTTTAATAGTGTTCGTGTTTCCATCTTTCAAGAATAGCAAtgttaaaaattatcaattataaccAAATAATAAGATATTTCAATTCTCTGTCAACACCCAAATCTTTCAAACACAAATGTTTTGTtaagattttcttttaaattcagtGAGACAAATCTAGTGTAGACAAAGTGTTGAATACCCCACTAAGGATGGTCGCTCGTCCTTGTTTTTGACAGATATTTGGACTATTATTGATTCAGATTTAATTAAGGAAATACCTTTCATTTCTGGCGCACTGCTGATCGTGAAGGGGTGGAACTCATACGGTGAAATGTCAGGAATCTGTAAATACATGTAGTCACCAGGCTGGAAGTCGAATATCTTAGGTCTCGATATCTCAAGATGTGTAACCTATAAAATATATGCAATACGTTAATGGTTTAAAATACGTTCATAGtaagatacatataaaaaataaatctgcaatgtttgtcatattaaaaagtgattttatatacatatatacgaATCTACTTATTCAGCGATACAAAGCATCAAAGTATCTAACAAAAACATACCGGACGTAGCAGAGAATTTATACATCCCACACGACAATAAATAATTTTCGTTTCCCGGTTTGTTGTTAATATACCTCTTGAAAACTACCATAGTTATCAGAGCAGTGTTAAATGTAACTTTAAACCATTTCCACGACATCCGTTTAAGATGAGGTTACATCTACACTTTGAAATGCTGTAGCCATTGTTAGCTCCATCAATCAGCAACAAATTATTTGTTCGCATCTACATCTCCCGACAAACACGCATTTACTTTAACGTTCCTACCTAGGTAGTAACccaagtttttgaaattttcaccACGAAGCACTTGCATTACTTTGTGATCTTACAATAAAAGGCAGTTAAATGTACGCTACTTGCTAAACGTTATAATCAACACACGGCAGTAACTGTGTGatgtcttaaggtggtacccaacactttcactaaaattaattaggctcgtttaattttcataaaattttgtcaaagtatttactttgagactttaataaaaaatttaaacatttaaaaaattttgaaccaatcgttttgtcagaaaaaaatacactggttatttagcaatttgacaaacaccaattgtgatcattgagaagcttaatatttcttttacaacacaacgtaattaaaacgtttagctgactttacagagttactgtatctccctgtagtgttaggtaccaccttaactacACTTACAAGGCATTTTATACACTTACCCCACAAGGCAGTAACGTAACTTTCTCTATATATGTTACACCGTAACGAAGCTGTTTTATCCACTTGACTCTATAGATCTGTTCTATTAGGAATATAGTACCTGGTACCAAAATCCACATCCAAAAATGCTTACAGTGGATTATCAACAGAATCCAAAATGGTATACACAGAAAATGGAGGTAGAAAAATACCtgaaatatcatataattatACAGTCTGTATTCTAGGAAAAGAAGTTTAATTATATGACCTTTAGAAACAGTAAACAAGCGTCTTTCCGTCGGCAATATTTTACGTAAGAATGTATGCTTCGGAATATGTCAGTTTTAATTAGTTCTGATACACGGCCGACaatcggctaaccgagagattggtcggttaatctatattgagtatgtggctatatcggaggtgggtctgttaatcgggttggctaaggtctgttaatcaggtgttatcgaggaaatcattggaaattctgcaggtttcattgtataactttttaaatatatgcttatcataaaaataattcatgtctaacaaaacaattcaatgtactgaatccagtggtgtaat contains:
- the LOC139490017 gene encoding NADPH oxidase 5-like produces the protein MAIGVLLLQGCGNHSPSGRTPLSTIVWESEDERWVKLVNKEFQKFAENGRLCTENFKKALRLKKSFFGERFFALFDTDGSGDIECEELINGLRMLKNGTLTQKLKFLFDVFDADGSGTVDKYEMRMVLKSCTEESSLTLCNEDIDELTSVLFEDADVDNSGEITFDEFQSSLEKHPGMIDDMTLSATHWFDIRKSNTCSQGARYCSKVYWEHNTSKIVFIILYIIANLGLGAFAGWNHNKSNGFLITARVCGMNLNFNCTLVHVLMLRQTINIVRSTRIGRYLPLDEHSVFHQFVGAMIGVYAVFHTIGHIGNAILLSNDSVALLAWRILLTDITTFGLINGTAFITGWILLVILLIMCVLSYPSVRSRIYQVFFYLHFLCIPFWILLIIHCKHFWMWILVPGTIFLIEQIYRVKWIKQLRYGVTYIEKVTLLPCGVTHLEISRPKIFDFQPGDYMYLQIPDISPYEFHPFTISSAPEMKDRLWLHVRTTGNWTKDLYQYLSRYDPGEECEVEAETPMMTTLQMKRKEQQPNRRKSIIDRLNGLMTNIRRRGTIGSLDGEEIARLKRIKMKIKSVKIRCFLDGPFGTASREALTTEHAILIGAGIGVTPMASILQSIIHQIKRNKRKCPKCTHCWYDDNQENMLKMKKVDFIWINRDQRCFEWFVRVLNNLEVEQSLAGWEEDKFVDLHLYMTSAVKKTHMEGVGLQLALDLVHKKERKDFFTGLKTKTQAGRPDWDKLFGKFSGQNKGKKKVFFCGPKVMSDTLKKVCEKYSFAFAKENF